Proteins encoded in a region of the Methanosphaera cuniculi genome:
- a CDS encoding Ig-like domain repeat protein translates to MCLIGCISATNDTGVDNYKSIPTTSDIQQQDITPTTNTQNEIQTTNKAVESNKDPVASNVNENINIKMDVNTQTTNTNNTLKSNAKKTADSKTVKQAAQKDTTKVKVTDITSYPGKTVQLKAQITSSKTVNSGTVLFKINGITYGQTSVSNGIATMNYHISSSFKNPTYTITAIYQGNDKFSESRANGTLHLNNVTKTSVKVTSITSYPGKTVQLKAQINSNKAVNTGKVAFKINGKTIGTTNVKNSIATIKYTIPSSFKNPTYTITAVYGQYGEFKESKASGTLHLNNVTKTSVKITSITSYPGETIELKAQINCGKTVNTGKVAFKINGKTIGTTNVKNSVATIKYAIPSSFKNSKYILTAVYGQYGEFKEARANGTLHLNNVTKTSVKVTSITSYPGKTVQLKAQINSNKAVNTGKVAFKINGKTIGTTNVKNSIATIKYTIPSSFKNPTYTITAVYGQYGEFKESKASGTLHLNNVTKTSVKITSITSYPGETIELKAQINCGKTVNTGKVAFKINGKTIGTTNVKNSVATIKYAIPSSFKNSKYILTAVYGQYGEFKEARANGTLYLESSQYKEYLTATKRCDAHSSYFKSIVNSVTSKISGTYNKAVALFNYANNRLRYSSYYNTRYGSTQTCKQAFGNCCDMAHVVIALMRTAGIPARYNHATCYFNSGLVTGHVWAEVYVNGKWYKCDTTSAKNSFGVIRNWYKCGTIKKYKALPF, encoded by the coding sequence ATGTGTTTAATAGGATGCATATCAGCTACTAATGATACAGGCGTTGATAATTACAAATCAATACCAACTACTAGTGATATTCAGCAACAAGATATAACACCTACTACAAACACTCAAAATGAGATACAAACCACAAATAAAGCAGTAGAATCTAATAAAGATCCAGTAGCTAGCAATGTAAACGAAAATATTAATATAAAAATGGATGTAAATACTCAAACAACAAACACGAACAATACACTAAAATCAAATGCCAAAAAAACAGCTGATTCTAAAACTGTAAAACAAGCAGCACAAAAAGACACTACAAAAGTCAAAGTAACAGACATAACATCATACCCGGGAAAAACAGTACAACTAAAAGCACAAATTACAAGCAGTAAAACTGTAAATTCAGGAACCGTTCTATTTAAGATTAATGGAATAACATATGGACAAACAAGTGTTTCAAATGGAATAGCTACAATGAATTATCATATATCTTCATCATTTAAAAATCCGACATATACCATAACAGCTATATATCAAGGAAATGATAAGTTTTCAGAATCAAGAGCAAATGGAACATTACATCTTAATAATGTAACAAAAACATCAGTAAAAGTTACAAGTATAACATCATATCCAGGAAAAACAGTACAACTAAAAGCACAGATAAACTCTAATAAAGCTGTAAATACAGGAAAAGTTGCATTTAAGATAAATGGAAAAACTATTGGAACTACAAATGTTAAAAATAGTATAGCAACAATAAAATATACTATTCCATCATCATTTAAAAATCCAACATATACCATAACAGCAGTATATGGACAATATGGAGAATTTAAAGAATCAAAAGCAAGTGGAACATTACATCTTAATAATGTAACAAAAACATCAGTTAAAATTACAAGTATAACATCATATCCGGGAGAAACAATAGAACTAAAAGCACAGATAAACTGTGGAAAAACTGTAAATACAGGAAAAGTTGCATTTAAGATAAATGGAAAAACTATTGGAACTACAAATGTTAAAAATAGTGTAGCAACAATAAAATATGCTATTCCATCATCATTTAAAAATTCAAAATATATCCTAACAGCAGTATATGGACAATATGGAGAATTTAAAGAAGCAAGAGCAAATGGAACATTACATCTTAATAATGTAACAAAAACATCAGTAAAAGTTACAAGTATAACATCATATCCAGGAAAAACAGTACAACTAAAAGCACAGATAAACTCTAATAAAGCTGTAAATACAGGAAAAGTTGCATTTAAGATAAATGGAAAAACTATTGGAACTACAAATGTTAAAAATAGTATAGCAACAATAAAATATACTATTCCATCATCATTTAAAAATCCAACATATACCATAACAGCAGTATATGGACAATATGGAGAATTTAAAGAATCAAAAGCAAGTGGAACATTACATCTTAATAATGTAACAAAAACATCAGTTAAAATTACAAGTATAACATCATATCCGGGAGAAACAATAGAACTAAAAGCACAGATAAACTGTGGAAAAACTGTAAATACAGGAAAAGTTGCATTTAAGATAAATGGAAAAACTATTGGAACTACAAATGTTAAAAATAGTGTAGCAACAATAAAATATGCTATTCCATCATCATTTAAAAATTCAAAATATATCCTAACAGCAGTATATGGACAATATGGAGAATTTAAAGAAGCAAGAGCAAATGGAACATTATATCTTGAATCCAGCCAATACAAAGAATATCTTACAGCAACAAAAAGATGTGATGCACATAGTTCATACTTCAAATCAATAGTAAATAGTGTAACATCAAAAATCAGCGGAACATATAATAAAGCTGTAGCATTATTTAACTATGCAAATAATAGACTAAGATACAGTAGTTACTATAATACTAGATATGGATCAACACAAACATGTAAACAAGCATTTGGAAACTGTTGTGATATGGCACATGTTGTAATAGCATTAATGCGTACAGCAGGAATACCAGCAAGATACAATCATGCAACATGTTACTTTAACAGTGGACTTGTAACAGGACACGTATGGGCTGAAGTATATGTAAATGGTAAATGGTATAAATGTGATACAACATCAGCAAAAAACTCTTTTGGAGTAATTAGAAACTGGTATAAATGTGGAACTATTAAAAAATATAAAGCATTACCATTCTAA